In a single window of the Gossypium hirsutum isolate 1008001.06 chromosome A13, Gossypium_hirsutum_v2.1, whole genome shotgun sequence genome:
- the LOC107920414 gene encoding polyadenylate-binding protein 2 — protein MEGDDVDMAAAESTEADLDDMKKRLKEMEEEAAALREMQAKVEKEMGSVQDPAAAAATSQANREEVDSRSVFVGNVDYSCTPEEVQQHFQTCGTVNRVTIRTDKYGQPKGYAYVEFVEAEAVQEALLLNESELHGRQLKVTAKRTNIPGMKQYRPRRSNPFMRPRGPFMAPYFFAPYGYGKVPRLRMATRYSPYY, from the exons atggaagGAGACGATGTAGACATGGCAGCTGCTGAATCCACTGAAGCA GATCTTGATGAcatgaagaaaaggttaaaagaGATGGAGGAAGAAGCCGCTGCTCTTCGTGAGATGCAAGCTAAAGTCGAGAAAGAGATGGGTTCCGTACAAG ATCCTGCTGCTGCTGCAGCTACATCTCAGGCAAATCGAGAGGAAGTGGATTCTCGATCAGTGTTTGTGGGCAAT GTGGATTATTCATGTACTCCTGAAGAAGTTCAACAGCATTTCCAGACTTGTGGGACTGTAAATAGGGTTACTATTCGTACGGACAAGTATGGTCAGCCAAAGGGTTATGCTTATGTAGAGTTCGTTGAAGCTGAGGCTGTCCAGGAAGCTCTTCTTTTGAATGAATCTGAACTTCATGGCAGGCAATTGAAG GTCACTGCTAAGCGGACCAATATACCTGGGATGAAACAATATCGTCCACGTCGGTCCAACCCTTTTATGCGACCCAGGGGTCCATTCATGGCTCCATATTTCTTTGCTCCATATGGATATGG GAAGGTTCCACGGTTGAGAATGGCAACGCGTTACAGCCCCTATTATTAG
- the LOC121212403 gene encoding phospho-2-dehydro-3-deoxyheptonate aldolase 2, chloroplastic, which yields MALTSPSFLSSKSPLLPRRHLLPPSLKPITAVHSADPTKSTKSAAAAAAAAASTSSPSIPTQWTLESWKSKKALQLPEYPDQNDLVSVLETLSTFPPVVFAGEARSLEEKLGHAALGNAFLLQGGDCAESFKEFDANNIRDTFRVLLQMGVVLMFGGQMPIIKVGRMAGQFAKPRSDPFEEKDGVKLPSYRGDNINGDSFDEKERVPDPHRMIRAYCQSVATLNLLRAFATGGYAAMQRVTQWNLDFTEHSEQGDRYRELAHRVDEAMGFMAAAGLSVGHPVMTTTDFWTSHECLLLPYEQALTREDSTTGLYYDCSAHMLWVGERTRQLDGAHVEFLRGVANPLGIKVSDKMDPSELVRLIEILNPRNKPGRITVIVRMGAENMRVKLPHLIRAVRGAGQVVTWVSDPMHGNTIKAPCGLKTRSFDAIRAEVRAFFDVHDDEGSHPGGIHLEMTGQNVTECLGGSRTITYNDLGSRYHTHCDPRLNASQSLELAFIIAERLRRRRLASRNPLASTRSSI from the exons ATGGCTCTGACATCCCCTTCCTTTCTCTCCTCCAAATCCCCTCTTCTCCCCCGCCGCCATCTCCTCCCTCCAAGTCTTAAACCCATCACCGCCGTCCATTCGGCCGACCCGACTAAGTCAACCAAATCagcggcggcggcggcggcggcggcggccTCCACCAGCTCCCCTTCGATCCCCACACAATGGACGCTCGAAAGCTGGAAGTCCAAGAAGGCCCTCCAGCTTCCCGAATACCCAGACCAAAACGACCTCGTATCCGTCCTCGAGACGCTCTCTACGTTCCCTCCGGTCGTCTTCGCCGGGGAGGCTAGGAGTCTGGAAGAGAAGCTGGGACATGCTGCTCTCGGCAACGCTTTCTTGCTGCAAGGTGGTGATTGTGCCGAGAGCTTCAAGGAGTTCGATGCTAATAACATTCGTGACACTTTCAGGGTCCTCCTACAGATGGGTGTAGTCCTCATGTTTGGTGGCCAAATGCCTATTATCAAG GTAGGAAGAATGGCAGGTCAGTTTGCAAAGCCGAGATCAGATCCGTTTGAGGAGAAGGATGGGGTAAAGCTCCCAAGTTATAGAGGTGACAATATAAATGGTGATTCTTTCGATGAGAAAGAAAGAGTTCCAGATCCCCATAGGATGATCAGGGCCTATTGCCAATCTGTGGCAACTTTGAACCTTTTGCGGGCATTTGCTACTGGAGGGTATGCAGCCATGCAGAGAGTCACACAATGGAATCTAGACTTCACCGAGCACAGCGAGCAGGGGGACAG GTACCGTGAACTTGCTCACCGAGTTGATGAGGCAATGGGGTTCATGGCTGCTGCTGGACTCTCAGTTGGTCACCCTGTCATGACAACTACAGATTTTTGGACATCTCACGAGTGCTTGCTCTTGCCTTACGAGCAGGCACTCACTCGGGAGGATTCAACTACTGGGCTTTACTACGACTGCTCAGCGCACATGCTTTGGGTTGGAGAACGCACCCGCCAACTTGATGGTGCCCATGTTGAATTTTTAAGGGGAGTTGCTAATCCTCTTGGCATAAAG GTTAGCGATAAGATGGATCCTAGTGAACTAGTTAGGCTCATTGAAATTCTAAATCCTCGGAACAAGCCAGGCAGAATAACAGTCATTGTAAGGATGGGAGCTGAGAATATGCGAGTGAAACTTCCCCATTTGATCAGAGCGGTCCGTGGAGCTGGGCAGGTTGTAACTTGGGTTAGCGACCCCATGCATGGGAACACCATTAAAGCTCCTTGTGGACTGAAAACTCGTTCCTTTGATGCCATTAGG GCCGAAGTGAGAGCATTCTTCGATGTACATGATGATGAAGGTAGCCATCCCGGAGGAATTCATTTAGAGATGACGGGGCAGAATGTGACAGAATGTCTTGGAGGCTCAAGAACTATAACCTATAACGACCTGGGTTCACGCTATCACACCCATTGTGATCCAAGGCTCAATGCTTCTCAATCTCTAGAGCTCGCCTTCATTATCGCTGAGCGCTTAAGGAGACGAAGGCTTGCATCACGGAACCCTTTAGCCTCCACCCGATCATCTATTTAG
- the LOC107920222 gene encoding protein EXORDIUM-like 2, whose translation MSPPEPKHTQNCMRFFSLNTSPTVFFPLFRPATSPFQLVTAWRTSSSHFIPNHLSPRALSSSNSCFPLTKSPPIKRTFTHFLFIQIFSVTMAASASIYYFLTLLLLCAIPFTFSELVKEQPLVLKYHNGPLLKGKITVNLIWYGKFSPTQRSIIVDFINSLSSAVKPKIPSASFWWKTTEKYKSGSSTLVVGKQILLENYPLGKILKNPHLPALAGKFNGVGTVSVILTAKDVAVDGFCMRCGTHGSNRVGRVRGTFIWVGNSETQCPGQCAWPFHQPIYGPQTPPLVAPNGDVGIDGMIITLATLLANTVTNPFNNGYFQGPADAPLEAVSACTGIFGTGSYPGYPGKLLVEKSTGASYNANGVNGRKYLLPAMWDPQTSRCKTLV comes from the coding sequence ATGTCACCACCCGAACCGAAGCACACGCAAAACTGCATGAGGTTTTTTTCTCTAAACACAAGTCCCACTGTATTTTTCCCCCTCTTTAGACCCGCCACGTCACCCTTTCAACTCGTTACAGCCTGGCGAACCTCCTCTTCACATTTCATTCCCAATCATCTCTCTCCACGTGCCCTTTCTTCTTCAAACAGCTGTTTCCCCCTCACCAAATCACCCCCTATAAAACGCACCTTCACTCATTTCcttttcattcaaattttctCTGTAACAATGGCGGCTTCTGCTTCTATTTACTATTTTCTCACTCTCCTACTCCTTTGTGCCATCCCTTTTACCTTCTCCGAGCTCGTTAAAGAGCAGCCTCTGGTGTTGAAGTACCACAATGGGCCACTCTTGAAGGGGAAGATCACCGTTAATCTCATCTGGTACGGGAAGTTCTCCCCAACCCAGCGCTCCATAATCGTCGATTTCATCAACTCTTTGAGCTCTGCCGTCAAACCCAAGATTCCGTCGGCGTCGTTTTGGTGGAAAACGACGGAGAAATACAAGTCCGGTTCCTCCACTTTGGTCGTGGGCAAACAAATCCTCCTCGAAAATTACCCGCTCGGTAAAATCCTTAAGAACCCACACTTGCCAGCGTTGGCCGGGAAATTCAACGGCGTAGGTACGGTTAGCGTTATCCTCACGGCCAAAGACGTCGCCGTCGATGGGTTCTGCATGAGGTGCGGGACTCACGGGTCGAACCGGGTTGGTCGGGTTCGAGGTACTTTTATCTGGGTTGGAAACTCGGAGACTCAATGTCCTGGTCAATGCGCCTGGCCATTTCACCAGCCTATTTATGGTCCCCAAACTCCACCGTTGGTGGCTCCCAATGGAGACGTTGGGATTGACGGAATGATCATCACCTTGGCCACCCTTTTGGCTAACACTGTTACCAACCCGTTTAACAACGGGTATTTCCAGGGGCCCGCCGACGCGCCGTTGGAGGCGGTTTCAGCTTGCACGGGGATTTTCGGGACGGGTTCGTACCCGGGTTATCCGGGTAAACTGTTGGTGGAGAAGAGCACCGGAGCGAGCTACAATGCCAACGGCGTTAACGGCCGGAAATACTTGTTGCCGGCGATGTGGGATCCGCAGACGTCGAGGTGCAAAACGCTAGTTTGA